The Rhizobium leguminosarum genome includes a window with the following:
- a CDS encoding helix-turn-helix domain-containing protein produces the protein MEIREVFARNLRAARQAKGLSQEELAHRADIDRTYISSLERSVYNASIDVVDRLATVLGIEACELLKRPPRESQMPTTELDA, from the coding sequence ATGGAGATTCGAGAGGTATTTGCGCGAAATTTGCGAGCTGCGCGGCAGGCTAAAGGCTTGTCCCAGGAGGAGCTCGCGCATCGCGCGGATATCGATCGCACCTACATCAGTTCCCTGGAGCGTAGCGTCTACAATGCAAGCATCGATGTTGTTGACCGTTTGGCGACCGTCTTGGGCATCGAAGCCTGTGAGTTGCTGAAGCGGCCCCCGAGGGAGTCACAGATGCCAACCACCGAGCTTGACGCTTAA
- a CDS encoding type IV toxin-antitoxin system AbiEi family antitoxin domain-containing protein, giving the protein MPGSVTQRQIARTVLTERGIARLVELRNAGVTAATMSRMERDGEVLRLARGLYQLPDAQLDVNHSLAEVAKRAPKAVICLVSALAFHGLTDQLPGQIWLAIGRKDWAPKLDGPAMRIVRFTDSLLNESVEAHVIEGVPVRVFGIAKTIADCFRYRNKIGLSVAIEGLQEALRQRRATPGEIANQAERGGVGSVIRPYLEALTANG; this is encoded by the coding sequence ATGCCCGGTTCCGTCACGCAACGCCAAATAGCCCGGACCGTGCTAACTGAGCGCGGAATAGCACGTTTGGTCGAACTGCGGAACGCAGGTGTGACGGCTGCCACCATGAGCCGAATGGAACGAGATGGTGAAGTGCTGCGGCTTGCCCGCGGTCTTTATCAACTTCCTGACGCGCAGCTCGACGTCAACCACAGCCTGGCGGAGGTTGCCAAACGCGCGCCCAAAGCCGTTATCTGCCTCGTTTCGGCATTGGCGTTCCACGGCCTGACAGATCAGCTCCCCGGACAAATCTGGCTTGCCATAGGCCGTAAGGACTGGGCTCCGAAACTGGACGGCCCCGCTATGCGCATCGTGCGTTTCACAGACAGCCTTCTCAACGAAAGCGTCGAAGCCCATGTCATTGAAGGCGTTCCTGTGAGGGTCTTTGGAATTGCCAAGACGATTGCCGATTGCTTTCGCTATCGCAACAAGATTGGCCTTTCGGTAGCGATAGAAGGGCTGCAGGAGGCGCTGCGGCAACGAAGGGCTACTCCTGGCGAAATCGCCAACCAGGCCGAACGCGGTGGCGTCGGATCGGTGATCCGGCCGTATCTCGAGGCGCTGACCGCCAATGGCTAA
- a CDS encoding TraH family protein, which produces MIDAALIKECADPSLKPAIIEQFVMAAGSDDPLAVTVKSGGRLILVPKATSTEEAMAIMRQYAGQAVVRVGLTQFPAGVGVKEPADLKPDFVDPCQNLRKGTTMFAKVLRIVAKWYGNPTSKDVFPQIFADAVYAWKTGEFEGVSVFQAEDPGIPIEAPQQSDKTRPAEEVDGEEATPKDVQPETMQDVRHAGIRIDLSRIDGQQ; this is translated from the coding sequence ATGATCGACGCAGCCCTGATAAAAGAATGTGCAGACCCTTCTCTCAAGCCCGCGATCATCGAGCAATTCGTGATGGCAGCGGGCTCGGATGATCCCCTCGCCGTCACTGTCAAATCGGGCGGCCGGTTAATACTCGTTCCGAAAGCCACATCGACTGAGGAGGCGATGGCTATCATGCGCCAATACGCTGGTCAGGCGGTCGTCCGAGTCGGCCTGACTCAGTTTCCTGCTGGGGTTGGAGTCAAGGAGCCCGCTGATTTGAAGCCTGATTTCGTCGATCCTTGCCAGAACCTCCGCAAAGGCACGACGATGTTCGCCAAGGTTCTGAGGATCGTTGCGAAATGGTATGGCAACCCCACGAGCAAAGATGTCTTCCCGCAGATTTTTGCTGATGCAGTCTACGCATGGAAAACCGGCGAGTTCGAGGGCGTGAGTGTGTTTCAGGCGGAGGATCCTGGCATACCCATCGAAGCGCCGCAGCAAAGTGATAAGACGCGTCCCGCCGAGGAAGTGGATGGCGAGGAAGCGACGCCGAAAGACGTACAGCCAGAGACGATGCAGGATGTTAGGCATGCGGGGATACGGATCGATCTTTCCCGCATTGATGGTCAGCAATAG
- a CDS encoding conjugal transfer protein TraB has translation MSRDCLRPALPIFASIAIGVVGWSGHVLLLPVALGFPILWSLAQTRLGAALVSAAYFLAASRGLPQGVATFYAADVWPGLLLWLCASLSFVAVHTVLWTKNTRVRPSRYLLAAVIMAIPPFGITGWAHPVTAAGVLFPGWGWWGLGLMTAGLAGLVTRIWPAVAIAFAGLWLWSAAIWTDPKLPEGWRGVDLELGASLGREAGLQRQRDIIATVRNATSDGARYVVLPESALGYWTSTVERFWTGAFSDDDATVITGAAMVDPRGYDNVLVAIDRKGSRILYRERMPVPGSMWQPWRFLFGESGGARSDFFANPVVPIGAGRAAPLICYEQLIIWPVLQSMLRDPDFIIAVGNGWWTDGTSIVAIQRTTATAWAKLFAKPLVIAFNT, from the coding sequence ATGTCCCGTGATTGCCTTCGGCCGGCGCTGCCGATTTTCGCTTCGATCGCGATCGGCGTGGTGGGCTGGAGCGGCCATGTGTTGCTTCTACCCGTCGCGCTGGGATTTCCAATTCTATGGTCCCTCGCGCAAACGAGATTGGGGGCAGCACTTGTCTCCGCTGCATATTTCCTGGCCGCATCACGTGGTTTGCCGCAAGGCGTTGCCACCTTCTATGCGGCGGACGTTTGGCCGGGTCTTTTGCTCTGGTTGTGTGCGTCTTTGAGCTTCGTTGCCGTGCATACGGTTCTCTGGACAAAGAACACGCGCGTTCGTCCTTCTCGCTATCTCCTTGCGGCCGTCATCATGGCCATCCCACCGTTCGGCATCACGGGCTGGGCGCATCCCGTCACAGCCGCGGGCGTTTTGTTTCCGGGATGGGGATGGTGGGGACTTGGACTTATGACAGCTGGCCTTGCGGGCCTCGTAACCCGCATTTGGCCAGCTGTCGCCATCGCCTTTGCAGGCCTTTGGCTGTGGTCCGCCGCGATCTGGACCGATCCGAAACTACCGGAAGGCTGGCGCGGCGTCGATCTGGAGTTGGGCGCTTCGCTCGGCCGAGAGGCCGGTCTTCAACGCCAGCGTGACATAATCGCAACGGTGCGGAACGCCACCAGCGACGGTGCCCGGTATGTGGTGCTGCCGGAAAGTGCACTTGGCTACTGGACATCGACCGTGGAGCGGTTTTGGACAGGCGCTTTCAGCGATGATGATGCCACAGTCATCACCGGCGCCGCGATGGTCGACCCCAGGGGCTACGACAATGTCCTCGTCGCGATCGACAGGAAGGGCAGCCGCATCCTCTATCGCGAACGCATGCCGGTTCCCGGGTCGATGTGGCAGCCGTGGCGTTTCTTGTTCGGGGAGAGTGGCGGTGCCAGGTCGGATTTTTTTGCGAACCCGGTCGTCCCGATCGGTGCCGGCCGCGCGGCACCATTGATCTGCTACGAGCAACTGATCATTTGGCCGGTGCTGCAGTCCATGCTGCGCGATCCCGATTTCATCATTGCAGTCGGCAACGGTTGGTGGACCGATGGGACGTCGATCGTCGCCATTCAGCGAACTACTGCCACGGCTTGGGCAAAGCTCTTCGCCAAGCCGCTTGTTATTGCATTCAACACTTGA
- the traF gene encoding conjugative transfer signal peptidase TraF, with amino-acid sequence MAALVVILAIGTGLAGGYRINLTPSEPLGVWRIVPLHRPVAVNDLVFICPPATAEMREARARGYFRSGFCPGGVAPLIKTVIAVAGQNVEIGVSVSVDGWMVSSSSLALRDGKGRPLTPFTSGIVPPDSIFLHSAFPGSYDSRYFGPVPISGILGLAQEVFTYVP; translated from the coding sequence ATGGCCGCATTGGTGGTCATACTGGCGATCGGCACCGGCCTCGCCGGCGGCTACCGCATCAATCTGACGCCGAGCGAGCCACTCGGCGTATGGCGTATCGTTCCGCTCCATCGCCCCGTTGCTGTCAATGATCTGGTGTTCATCTGCCCACCGGCTACCGCGGAAATGCGGGAGGCACGAGCGCGTGGCTATTTTCGTTCTGGTTTCTGCCCGGGCGGCGTCGCGCCGCTGATCAAGACGGTGATTGCCGTTGCAGGACAAAATGTCGAAATCGGCGTCAGCGTGAGCGTGGATGGGTGGATGGTTTCCTCTTCCAGTCTCGCACTACGAGATGGAAAAGGCCGGCCGTTGACGCCGTTTACGAGTGGCATCGTACCGCCGGATTCTATCTTCCTGCATTCCGCGTTCCCAGGCTCCTACGACTCCCGATATTTTGGCCCAGTGCCGATCTCCGGCATTCTCGGGCTGGCGCAGGAGGTGTTCACCTATGTCCCGTGA
- the traA gene encoding Ti-type conjugative transfer relaxase TraA — protein MAVPHFSVSVVGRGSGRSAVLSAAYRHCAKMEFEREARTIDYTRKQGLLHEEFVIPADSPEWLRSMIADRSVAGASEAFWNKVEGFEKRSDAQLARDVTIALPIELTATQNIALVRDFVERHITSKGMVADWVYHDAPGNPHVHLMTTLRPLTEDGFGSKKVAVLGPDGKPIRNDAGKIVYQLWAGSTEDFNAFRDGWFACQNKHLALAGLDIRIDGRSFEKQGIDLEPTIHLGVGAKAIERKAEQSDHKSETSTPKLERIELQEERRSENARRIQRRPEIVLDLITREKSVFDERDVAKVLYRYIDDVLLFQSLMVRILRSPEALRLERERINFATGIRTPAKYTTREMIRLEAEMANRAIWLSGRASHGVREAVLEATFARHSHLSYEQRTAIEHVAGASRIAAVIGRAGAGKTTMMKAAREAWEAAGYRVVGGALAGKAAEGLEKEAGIQSRTLSSWELRWNQGRNQLDHKTVFVLDEAGMVSSRQMAVLVETVTKAGAKLVLVGDPEQLQPIEAGAAFRAIADRIGYAELETIYRQRQQWMRDASLDLARGNVRKAVDTYTAHGRMIGLRLKDEAVESLIAAWDRDYEPSKTSLILAHLRRDVRMLNDMARAKLIERGVVADGFAFKTEDGTRMFAAGDQIVFLKNEGSLGVKNGMLAKVLEAAPGRIVVEVGDGEHRRQVMIEQRFYNNLDHGYATTIHKSQGATVDRVKVLASLSLDRHLTYVAMTRHREDLAVYFGSRSFAKSGGLVPILSRRNAKETTLDYEKASFYGQALRFAEARGLHLMNVARTIARDRLEWTVRQKQKLADLGARLAAIGAALGLVRGSNKHSIPDTIKEAKPMVSGITTFPKSLERAVEDKLAADPGLKKQWEDVSTRFQLVYAKPEAAFKAINVDTMLKDQSVAQSTLARIAEEPESFGALKGKTGLLASRGDKQDREKALANVPALARNLERYLRERAEAELKHQTEERAVRLKVSVDIPALSSAAKQTLERVRDAIDRNDLPAGLEYALADKMVKAELEGFAKAVSERFGERTFLPLAAKDTSGKTFETVTSGMTAGQKAEVQSAWNSMRTVQQLGSHERTTEALKQAETLRQTKNQGLSLK, from the coding sequence GTGGCCGTTCCCCATTTCTCCGTCAGTGTCGTCGGCCGTGGATCCGGCCGCAGCGCCGTGCTGTCGGCGGCCTACCGGCACTGCGCCAAGATGGAGTTCGAGCGGGAAGCCCGGACGATCGACTACACCCGCAAGCAAGGCCTCCTGCACGAGGAGTTCGTCATTCCGGCAGACTCGCCCGAATGGCTGCGTTCGATGATTGCCGATCGTTCGGTCGCCGGCGCATCCGAGGCCTTCTGGAACAAGGTGGAGGGTTTCGAAAAGCGCTCCGATGCCCAGCTTGCCAGGGATGTCACCATCGCGCTGCCAATAGAGCTGACGGCCACGCAGAACATTGCGCTGGTCCGGGATTTCGTGGAGCGGCACATCACGTCAAAGGGTATGGTCGCGGACTGGGTCTATCACGACGCCCCCGGCAATCCTCACGTCCACCTCATGACCACGTTGCGCCCGCTGACCGAAGATGGCTTTGGTTCGAAGAAGGTTGCGGTCCTCGGCCCGGATGGCAAGCCAATCCGAAATGACGCCGGCAAAATCGTCTATCAGCTGTGGGCCGGTAGCACTGAGGATTTCAATGCGTTTCGCGACGGCTGGTTTGCCTGCCAGAATAAGCATCTGGCGCTTGCCGGCCTCGATATCCGCATCGATGGCCGTTCCTTCGAAAAGCAGGGTATCGACCTCGAGCCAACCATTCACCTCGGCGTCGGCGCCAAAGCCATCGAGCGCAAGGCCGAGCAATCCGACCACAAGTCGGAGACCTCGACTCCCAAACTCGAACGCATCGAGCTTCAGGAGGAGCGCCGCAGCGAGAACGCCCGCCGCATCCAGCGCCGTCCGGAGATCGTGCTCGACCTGATCACGCGGGAGAAGAGCGTCTTCGACGAACGCGATGTTGCGAAGGTGTTGTATCGCTATATCGACGATGTCCTTCTGTTCCAAAGTCTGATGGTCCGCATTTTGCGAAGTCCGGAAGCGCTCCGGCTCGAACGCGAGCGGATCAACTTTGCGACAGGAATTCGGACACCCGCGAAGTACACGACGCGCGAGATGATCCGGCTTGAAGCTGAGATGGCCAATCGCGCGATTTGGCTCTCTGGTCGCGCCTCCCATGGCGTCCGTGAGGCGGTGCTGGAGGCGACCTTTGCGCGCCATTCCCATCTGTCGTATGAGCAGCGAACGGCGATCGAGCATGTCGCCGGGGCCTCGCGGATTGCCGCTGTCATCGGCCGCGCCGGCGCCGGCAAGACGACGATGATGAAGGCGGCGCGCGAGGCGTGGGAAGCGGCCGGCTATCGTGTCGTCGGCGGCGCCTTGGCGGGCAAAGCGGCCGAGGGATTGGAGAAGGAAGCGGGCATCCAATCGCGCACGCTGTCGTCGTGGGAACTGCGCTGGAATCAGGGCCGTAACCAGCTCGACCACAAGACGGTCTTCGTGCTGGACGAGGCGGGCATGGTATCGTCGCGGCAGATGGCGGTGTTGGTCGAAACCGTAACCAAGGCCGGTGCCAAGCTCGTCCTTGTCGGCGATCCGGAACAGCTCCAACCGATCGAAGCGGGCGCCGCCTTCCGCGCCATTGCCGATCGCATCGGCTATGCAGAACTCGAGACGATCTATCGCCAGCGCCAGCAATGGATGCGCGATGCCTCGCTCGATCTAGCTCGTGGCAATGTCCGCAAGGCTGTCGATACCTACACCGCTCATGGGCGAATGATTGGTTTGAGACTAAAGGACGAAGCGGTCGAAAGTCTGATCGCAGCTTGGGACCGCGACTACGAGCCTTCGAAGACCAGCCTGATCCTCGCACACCTTCGCCGCGACGTCCGGATGCTCAACGATATGGCGCGCGCCAAGCTGATCGAACGCGGCGTCGTCGCAGACGGATTTGCGTTCAAGACCGAGGACGGAACCCGCATGTTCGCGGCCGGCGACCAGATCGTGTTCCTCAAGAACGAGGGCAGCCTTGGCGTCAAGAACGGCATGCTCGCAAAGGTGCTTGAAGCCGCTCCTGGCCGGATTGTTGTGGAGGTTGGTGACGGCGAGCACCGCCGCCAGGTCATGATCGAGCAGCGCTTCTACAACAATCTCGATCACGGCTATGCAACGACGATCCACAAGAGCCAGGGCGCGACCGTCGACCGGGTGAAGGTGCTTGCTTCCCTCTCTTTGGACCGGCATCTCACCTATGTCGCCATGACGCGCCATCGTGAGGATCTCGCCGTCTATTTCGGCAGTCGCTCCTTTGCGAAATCCGGCGGCCTCGTCCCGATCCTGTCGCGCCGAAACGCCAAGGAGACGACCCTCGATTACGAGAAGGCGTCGTTCTACGGCCAAGCCTTGCGCTTTGCCGAGGCGCGTGGCCTGCACCTCATGAATGTCGCCCGCACGATCGCTCGCGATCGGCTCGAATGGACCGTCCGGCAGAAACAAAAGCTCGCCGATCTCGGCGCACGTCTTGCCGCCATCGGTGCGGCACTTGGACTGGTCCGCGGCAGCAACAAACACTCCATCCCGGACACAATCAAGGAGGCCAAGCCCATGGTATCAGGTATCACCACCTTCCCGAAATCGCTTGAGCGGGCTGTCGAGGACAAGCTCGCCGCCGATCCCGGCCTCAAGAAACAATGGGAGGACGTCTCGACCCGCTTCCAGCTCGTCTACGCGAAGCCGGAAGCTGCCTTCAAGGCGATCAATGTCGATACCATGTTGAAGGACCAGTCGGTCGCGCAGTCCACCCTGGCAAGGATTGCCGAGGAGCCAGAGAGCTTTGGCGCGCTGAAGGGCAAGACCGGTCTTCTCGCGAGCCGTGGCGACAAGCAGGACCGGGAAAAAGCGCTCGCCAATGTGCCGGCGCTCGCCCGAAATCTTGAACGGTACCTCCGTGAACGGGCCGAGGCCGAATTGAAACACCAGACAGAGGAGCGCGCAGTCCGTCTGAAGGTTTCGGTCGATATCCCGGCGCTATCTTCAGCCGCCAAGCAAACGCTCGAACGCGTGCGCGATGCGATCGATCGCAACGATCTTCCAGCCGGCCTCGAGTATGCGCTGGCCGACAAGATGGTGAAAGCCGAACTCGAAGGATTTGCCAAGGCTGTGTCCGAGCGTTTCGGGGAACGGACATTCTTGCCTTTGGCCGCGAAAGACACGAGTGGCAAGACCTTCGAGACCGTCACATCGGGCATGACGGCTGGCCAGAAGGCCGAGGTCCAGTCCGCGTGGAATTCCATGCGCACGGTCCAGCAACTTGGCTCTCATGAGCGTACTACCGAAGCGCTGAAGCAGGCCGAGACGCTGCGTCAGACGAAGAACCAGGGGCTCTCGCTGAAATGA
- the traC gene encoding conjugal transfer protein TraC, with translation MKKPSAKLRDEIAKLQEQLKIAETREAERIGRIALKAGLGEIEIDEAELQAAFEQLTKRFRGGQGATAGKERGGAAVVSQQTAPVTSGAGAGSAGEA, from the coding sequence ATGAAGAAGCCATCCGCGAAACTTCGCGACGAAATCGCCAAGCTGCAGGAACAGCTCAAGATCGCCGAGACCCGGGAAGCGGAACGCATCGGCCGGATCGCGCTCAAGGCGGGCCTTGGCGAGATCGAGATCGACGAGGCGGAGCTTCAGGCAGCGTTTGAGCAACTGACCAAGCGATTTCGCGGAGGGCAGGGCGCTACGGCCGGAAAAGAAAGGGGAGGGGCAGCCGTCGTCTCGCAGCAAACCGCGCCGGTCACGTCTGGCGCGGGCGCGGGCAGCGCTGGCGAGGCTTGA
- the traD gene encoding type IV conjugative transfer system coupling protein TraD, with translation MARTMTSDARKKDTREKIELGGLIVKAGLRYEKRALLLGALVDAVRRVKSDDTERSRLTAIGVEAFGNDDQ, from the coding sequence ATGGCGAGGACGATGACATCCGACGCCCGCAAGAAGGACACGCGGGAAAAGATCGAGCTCGGCGGACTGATCGTCAAGGCCGGTCTGCGCTACGAGAAGCGAGCGCTGTTGCTGGGCGCGCTGGTCGATGCAGTGCGCCGCGTCAAGAGTGACGATACTGAGCGGTCCAGGCTCACGGCAATCGGCGTGGAGGCCTTCGGCAATGACGATCAATAG
- the traG gene encoding Ti-type conjugative transfer system protein TraG produces the protein MTINRIALAVMPAALMILVVIGMTGIEQWLSGFDKTEAARLAWGRTGIALPYVASAAIGVLLLFSSAGSINIKQAGWGVVAGSSGTILVAAVRETVRLSGFMKTVPADKTVLAYLDPATSIGASTALLGACFALRVALIGNAAFARAEPKRIQGKRALHGEADWMKLTEAAKLFPDAGGIVIGERYRVDKDSVGSQAFRADSAETWGAGGKSPLLCFDGSFGSSHGIVFAGSGGFKTTSVTIPTALKWGGTLIVLDPSNEIAPMVSAHRSGAGRDVFVLDPRKPGIGFNVLDWVGRFGGTKEEDIASVASWIMSDSGGARGVRDDFFRASALQLLTALIADVCLSGHTDEHDQTLRQVRMNLSEPEPTLRKRLQDIYDNSGSDFVKENVAAFVNMTPETFSGVYANAVKETHWLSYPNYAALVSGKKFATNDIAAGNTDVFINIDLKTLETHSGLARVIIGSFLNAIYNREGQIKGRALFLLDEVARLGYMRIIETARDAGRKYGITLTMIYQSIGQMRETYGGRDAASKWFESASWISFAAINDPETADYISRRCGMTTVEIDQVSRSFQAKGSSRTHSKQLAARPLIQPHEVLRIRADEQIVFTAGNAPLRCGRAIWFRRDDMKACVGTNRFHMIGDTPKSA, from the coding sequence ATGACGATCAATAGGATTGCGCTCGCCGTCATGCCTGCGGCGTTGATGATCCTGGTCGTCATCGGAATGACCGGGATCGAGCAGTGGCTTTCCGGTTTCGACAAGACCGAGGCCGCGCGACTGGCATGGGGGCGGACGGGCATCGCATTGCCCTATGTGGCGAGTGCGGCGATCGGAGTTCTGTTGCTGTTTTCGAGCGCCGGCTCGATCAATATCAAGCAGGCAGGTTGGGGCGTCGTCGCGGGATCGAGTGGGACAATCCTGGTCGCAGCAGTCCGCGAAACAGTGCGGCTTTCCGGTTTCATGAAGACGGTACCCGCCGACAAGACGGTCTTGGCCTATCTCGATCCGGCAACGTCGATCGGAGCGAGTACGGCGCTCTTGGGTGCCTGCTTCGCACTCCGCGTGGCGCTTATCGGCAATGCGGCATTCGCAAGGGCCGAGCCAAAACGCATTCAGGGCAAGCGGGCGCTCCATGGCGAAGCGGATTGGATGAAACTGACGGAAGCAGCAAAGCTGTTTCCCGATGCTGGTGGAATCGTCATCGGCGAGCGCTATCGGGTCGACAAGGACAGTGTCGGGAGCCAAGCGTTTCGAGCCGACAGCGCTGAGACGTGGGGTGCCGGCGGCAAGTCGCCGTTGCTGTGCTTCGATGGCTCGTTCGGCTCGTCGCACGGGATCGTCTTTGCCGGTTCCGGTGGCTTCAAGACGACGTCGGTGACGATCCCGACGGCGCTCAAATGGGGCGGCACGCTGATCGTGCTCGATCCATCGAACGAGATCGCACCGATGGTCTCCGCGCATCGCAGCGGAGCGGGAAGGGATGTATTCGTCCTCGATCCAAGGAAGCCTGGCATCGGTTTTAACGTGCTGGACTGGGTCGGTCGTTTCGGCGGGACGAAGGAAGAGGATATTGCCTCGGTCGCCTCATGGATCATGAGCGACAGCGGAGGCGCGCGTGGTGTCCGTGACGACTTCTTTCGCGCTTCGGCGCTGCAACTGCTGACAGCGCTGATCGCCGATGTCTGCCTGTCCGGTCACACGGATGAGCACGACCAGACGCTTCGGCAGGTACGCATGAATCTATCGGAACCTGAGCCGACATTGCGCAAGCGGCTGCAAGACATCTACGACAATTCGGGCTCGGATTTTGTGAAGGAAAACGTCGCAGCCTTCGTCAACATGACGCCGGAAACCTTCTCCGGCGTCTACGCCAACGCGGTCAAGGAAACACACTGGCTTTCCTATCCGAACTACGCGGCCCTGGTATCGGGAAAGAAGTTCGCGACCAACGACATCGCGGCCGGCAATACGGACGTCTTCATCAACATAGACCTCAAGACATTGGAGACCCATTCCGGTCTTGCGCGCGTCATCATCGGCTCGTTTCTCAATGCGATCTACAACCGCGAAGGACAGATCAAGGGGCGCGCGCTGTTTCTCCTCGATGAGGTCGCACGCCTCGGCTACATGCGGATCATAGAGACCGCGCGCGATGCCGGTCGCAAATACGGCATCACGCTGACGATGATCTATCAGTCGATCGGCCAGATGCGCGAAACCTATGGCGGCCGCGACGCGGCAAGCAAGTGGTTCGAGAGTGCCAGCTGGATTTCGTTTGCCGCGATCAATGATCCCGAAACCGCCGATTACATCTCCCGACGCTGCGGCATGACCACGGTCGAGATCGACCAGGTGAGCCGGAGTTTCCAGGCAAAGGGATCATCGCGGACACACTCGAAGCAGCTCGCTGCCAGACCACTCATTCAGCCCCATGAAGTTCTGCGCATACGTGCCGACGAACAGATCGTCTTCACCGCAGGAAACGCGCCGCTCCGATGCGGACGAGCCATCTGGTTCCGGCGCGACGACATGAAGGCATGCGTCGGCACGAACAGGTTTCACATGATCGGGGATACGCCAAAGTCTGCATGA
- the ltrA gene encoding group II intron reverse transcriptase/maturase: MTAIDAKAANAGASSHGGQMWDQTDWSQIEATVKRLQVRIAKATREGRRGKVKALQRLLTRSHNGKMLAVKRVTGNRGKKTPGVDGEIWTTPVARWKGVMSLRHHGYRTMPLRRVYIPKSNGKKRPLGIPRMLCRAMQALWKLALEPVTETLADPNSYGFRPKRSTADAIEQCFITLARRKSATWILEGDIKSCFDEISHDYILEHMPMDKAILRKWLQAGYIEEGTLFETRAGTPQGGVISPTIANRVLDGLEAAVDASVGSSKSTYRKAKPHVIRYADDFIVTSASKEVLEHKVLPAIRKYLAVRGLELSDEKTRITNIADGFDFLGQNVRKYNGKLLITPSKHSVKALLDKVRRIIKGNAAIAQEGLIRMLNPIMRGWAMYHRHVVAKATFSSIDFYIWRMLWRWACRRHPNKGARWIRRRYFRVNGSQSWDFNTADAKYGLVRAAAVSVKRHAKIPALASPFDPTWDAYFDRRQNAKHTAGEPGVTTWRWRMA, translated from the coding sequence ATGACGGCAATCGATGCGAAAGCAGCGAATGCTGGTGCGTCCTCGCACGGAGGGCAGATGTGGGATCAGACAGACTGGTCGCAGATTGAAGCAACCGTGAAGCGACTTCAAGTGCGTATCGCCAAGGCCACTCGCGAAGGCCGAAGGGGCAAGGTAAAAGCCTTGCAACGTCTGCTGACCCGCTCGCACAACGGCAAGATGCTGGCTGTGAAGCGGGTGACGGGGAATCGCGGCAAGAAAACGCCGGGAGTGGACGGAGAAATCTGGACAACCCCCGTGGCCAGATGGAAGGGAGTAATGTCGTTGCGGCATCACGGCTACCGTACGATGCCGTTGCGACGCGTTTATATTCCCAAGAGTAACGGCAAGAAGCGCCCGCTCGGGATACCCCGTATGCTATGCCGCGCGATGCAAGCCTTATGGAAGCTTGCGCTGGAACCAGTGACGGAGACCTTGGCGGACCCGAATTCCTATGGATTTCGGCCCAAACGCTCGACAGCCGACGCCATTGAGCAGTGCTTCATCACGTTGGCAAGGCGAAAGTCCGCCACGTGGATTCTAGAGGGCGATATCAAAAGCTGTTTCGATGAAATCAGCCATGATTACATCCTCGAGCATATGCCTATGGACAAGGCGATCCTGCGGAAGTGGCTTCAAGCTGGCTACATTGAAGAGGGAACTCTGTTCGAGACGCGGGCGGGAACCCCGCAAGGGGGCGTGATTTCGCCCACAATCGCTAACAGAGTGTTGGACGGGCTTGAGGCCGCAGTCGATGCAAGCGTGGGATCGTCGAAATCCACGTACCGAAAAGCCAAACCCCACGTCATCCGTTATGCCGACGACTTTATTGTAACCAGTGCATCGAAAGAAGTGCTGGAACACAAGGTCTTGCCGGCGATCAGGAAATACCTGGCTGTTCGCGGACTGGAACTCTCGGACGAGAAAACCAGAATCACGAACATTGCGGATGGTTTCGATTTTCTGGGCCAGAATGTGCGAAAGTACAACGGCAAACTCCTCATCACGCCGTCCAAACACAGCGTCAAGGCGCTGCTGGATAAGGTCCGGAGAATCATCAAAGGCAACGCTGCCATCGCGCAGGAGGGATTGATACGAATGCTGAACCCGATCATGCGGGGATGGGCGATGTATCACCGCCATGTCGTGGCGAAGGCGACCTTCTCTTCGATAGACTTCTACATCTGGCGCATGCTCTGGAGATGGGCGTGCAGACGACACCCCAACAAAGGAGCACGGTGGATCAGGAGAAGGTATTTCCGGGTCAACGGTAGCCAATCATGGGATTTCAACACGGCAGACGCCAAGTATGGGCTTGTCCGCGCGGCGGCTGTCTCAGTCAAGAGGCACGCCAAAATCCCGGCGTTGGCGAGCCCGTTCGATCCCACATGGGATGCCTACTTCGACCGCCGTCAGAACGCGAAACATACCGCCGGGGAGCCCGGTGTCACAACGTGGCGCTGGAGAATGGCTTGA